A genomic segment from uncultured Alistipes sp. encodes:
- a CDS encoding BT_3987 domain-containing protein, translating into MNTIDKLNRTLRRLVLPLAGLALAACADDIESGYVVNENTYASAACIEGMLLDATTNRTTKVIELRGDAVETQAYFSLTKLPAKGVDVRLEIDAEYVAKYNAAHKTEYALYPEDKVAIGRDGTLLLAPDEVRSANIDVRIDASDELEGGVTYLLPIKAVCLTEGISWNESTGRLVYLVKNLRNLPDGYVTDDPYEGLYPFKGEDAIKTVAYFDTKDMNPLNALEFVTEDGCLFIDHVVLFSANINYDKDNDRIYLHLNDETKYLLEHNEELIQPLRRHGIKVILSVLGNHDAAGLAQCSDLGARQFAAELASYIKAYNLDGAGFDDEYSTDPDLSSPLMAPKSSYAAARMLYEVKAAMPDKIVMVYYLGRIGSSMPDIDGVKVGDFLDYAVADYGLAAKPASGMTKKDCAGMSFEMQQGHGELSCSKDYGYYMFFAMQPRNYYKKISTDAGKLNNIEICQRICKNLYGKTLPEPTYYYKLNYKTNSTERYPISELK; encoded by the coding sequence ATGAATACGATTGATAAATTGAATCGCACGCTGCGCCGCCTCGTATTGCCGCTTGCAGGCTTGGCGCTTGCAGCTTGCGCCGATGATATCGAAAGCGGGTACGTCGTCAACGAAAATACTTACGCTTCGGCAGCGTGCATCGAGGGCATGCTGCTCGATGCGACGACCAACCGTACGACGAAAGTCATTGAGTTGCGAGGCGATGCCGTCGAGACTCAGGCCTATTTTTCGCTCACGAAACTACCCGCCAAAGGCGTGGATGTCCGGCTCGAAATAGATGCCGAGTATGTGGCGAAGTATAATGCCGCCCATAAAACCGAATATGCGCTTTATCCGGAGGATAAGGTGGCGATCGGCCGTGACGGTACGTTATTGCTGGCTCCCGATGAAGTGCGTTCCGCAAATATCGATGTCCGCATCGATGCGAGCGACGAACTGGAGGGCGGCGTCACCTACCTGCTGCCGATTAAAGCCGTATGCCTGACCGAGGGCATCTCGTGGAACGAATCTACGGGGCGTCTGGTCTATTTGGTGAAGAATCTGCGCAATCTGCCCGACGGATATGTCACCGACGATCCCTATGAGGGACTCTACCCGTTCAAGGGCGAGGATGCAATCAAGACCGTCGCCTATTTCGATACGAAGGATATGAATCCGTTGAATGCATTGGAGTTCGTGACCGAGGACGGGTGCTTGTTCATCGATCACGTGGTGCTCTTCTCGGCCAATATCAATTACGATAAGGACAACGACCGGATCTATCTGCATCTGAACGATGAAACGAAGTATCTGCTGGAGCATAACGAAGAGCTGATTCAACCGTTGCGTCGTCACGGTATAAAAGTTATCCTGAGCGTATTGGGCAATCATGATGCGGCCGGATTGGCCCAATGTTCCGACCTCGGAGCCCGGCAGTTCGCCGCCGAATTGGCATCCTATATCAAGGCTTACAACCTCGACGGCGCGGGATTTGACGACGAATATTCAACGGATCCCGACCTTTCGAGTCCGCTGATGGCTCCGAAGTCGAGCTATGCGGCTGCCCGTATGCTTTACGAGGTCAAGGCTGCCATGCCCGATAAGATCGTAATGGTCTACTATCTGGGCCGCATCGGTTCCAGCATGCCCGATATCGATGGCGTAAAGGTGGGCGACTTCCTCGATTATGCCGTTGCCGACTACGGTTTGGCGGCAAAACCCGCGTCGGGCATGACCAAGAAAGATTGCGCCGGAATGTCGTTCGAGATGCAGCAGGGGCACGGTGAATTGTCGTGCAGCAAAGATTACGGTTATTATATGTTCTTTGCCATGCAGCCGAGAAATTACTACAAGAAAATCAGTACGGATGCCGGCAAACTGAACAATATCGAAATTTGTCAGCGTATCTGCAAGAATCTTTACGGCAAGACACTTCCTGAACCGACGTACTATTACAAACTGAATTACAAGACCAACAGTACGGAGCGTTATCCTATTTCGGAATTAAAATAG
- a CDS encoding DUF1735 and LamG domain-containing protein gives MKQYIFLFALTVFVATAFVGCKNEDPSEHHFDNKLYISAAAFTDEMLIKNEASDYSRNIIVGIPSPVAEDVKAEIGVAPELLDQYRMAYYDTVAELLGEEFYQIENSQTHIPAGSVTSIPVTVKFRDTNLLDREKRYVLPVTILSASGMEILGSARTLYFVFKGAALVNVVADLADSAYASPTWNGNADVANGMKQMTLEALINANKLDKMISTIMGIEDHFLIRLGDAGVPANQIQIATQYGNRTNSDLQIETNRWYHLAVTFDDGSIKVYLDGEEKFSGAVSMSSVDLGVKHNVGDVNEDGIGERFFWVGYSYDSKRCFDGKISEVRIWNRALTAEEINAPDHFYSVDANAEGLVSYWKFDEDDRASNSIADHTINGNDMYVVNTIKWYDVMLPDTGK, from the coding sequence ATGAAACAGTACATATTTTTGTTCGCACTTACGGTCTTCGTCGCTACGGCTTTCGTTGGCTGCAAGAACGAAGATCCGAGCGAACACCATTTCGATAACAAACTCTATATTTCGGCTGCTGCCTTTACCGATGAGATGCTGATCAAAAATGAGGCGTCGGATTACTCGCGCAACATTATCGTGGGAATACCTTCGCCCGTGGCCGAAGATGTTAAAGCCGAGATCGGAGTTGCGCCCGAACTGCTCGATCAGTACCGCATGGCATATTACGATACCGTTGCTGAACTGCTCGGCGAGGAGTTCTATCAGATCGAGAATTCGCAGACGCACATTCCGGCCGGCAGTGTGACGAGTATTCCCGTAACCGTAAAATTCCGCGATACGAACCTGCTCGACCGCGAAAAACGTTACGTTTTGCCTGTGACGATTCTATCGGCCAGCGGTATGGAAATTCTGGGAAGCGCTCGTACTCTCTATTTCGTATTCAAGGGGGCCGCCCTTGTCAATGTAGTGGCTGATTTGGCTGACTCGGCATATGCTTCACCCACGTGGAATGGCAATGCCGATGTGGCGAACGGAATGAAACAGATGACTCTCGAAGCGCTGATTAATGCCAACAAACTCGACAAGATGATTTCCACAATTATGGGAATTGAAGACCATTTCCTCATTCGCCTTGGAGATGCCGGCGTACCCGCGAACCAGATTCAGATCGCCACCCAATACGGTAACCGAACCAATTCGGATCTGCAAATCGAAACTAACCGCTGGTATCATCTGGCTGTAACGTTTGACGACGGCAGCATCAAGGTCTATCTCGACGGCGAAGAAAAATTTTCCGGAGCGGTTTCGATGAGTTCTGTGGATCTGGGCGTAAAGCACAATGTCGGCGATGTGAACGAGGACGGTATCGGCGAACGCTTCTTCTGGGTGGGCTACTCTTACGATTCGAAGCGTTGTTTCGATGGCAAGATTTCGGAAGTGCGTATTTGGAATCGGGCGCTTACGGCAGAGGAGATCAATGCTCCCGACCACTTCTATTCAGTAGATGCCAATGCTGAAGGTCTGGTTTCTTATTGGAAATTCGACGAGGACGATCGGGCTTCGAACTCTATTGCCGATCATACGATCAACGGCAACGACATGTACGTTGTGAATACCATCAAATGGTACGACGTAATGCTGCCCGATACCGGAAAATAA
- a CDS encoding RagB/SusD family nutrient uptake outer membrane protein has protein sequence MKTNILKTAVAVIVLVGTACTDNYLDINTHPYEPSEEDMQTDGYILGSTLTSLAGTVVSTDVNTAQFTDVLLGGTVGGYYAPTKQNWANTIANYNPMDDWTNVFLRSKEIIPTLYSNLRQLKKVTDDPIVLAIADVIKVMAMHRVTDTYGPIPYSKIGENGQIQVPYDSQEEVYDAFFEELNHAIEVLTAHRNEAISPKADYIYGGNPERWCRLANSLKLRLAMRIVYAAPDKARQMAEEAVKSEVGVILSNADNAQLTSFGANGNPIWVAVNYNSEGSTTGGDTHVAADITAYMAGYADPRCAKYFIASEWEGQPYVGIRRGIVIPPTSVGFKYSGVNVGIASPIVWMNAAEVAFLKAEAKAVFGFDMGPSTAEELYNEGVRLSFEQWGVSGVDDYLADSERVPQVYVDPAGTNSYAETLSSVTVAWNDAASVDEKQERILIQKWIANWGIGNEAWADYRRTGYPHLIPATDDGNKSLGVVDSQLGARRMPYPSDEYTTNNENVLYAVTTLLGGKDNMATRLWWDCNPSIR, from the coding sequence ATGAAAACCAACATATTGAAAACTGCCGTAGCGGTGATCGTGCTCGTAGGAACCGCTTGCACGGACAACTACCTCGACATCAACACCCATCCTTACGAGCCTTCAGAAGAGGACATGCAGACCGACGGCTATATTCTCGGTTCGACTCTCACATCGCTGGCCGGCACGGTCGTTTCGACCGACGTCAACACGGCGCAATTCACCGACGTGCTGCTGGGCGGTACGGTCGGAGGCTACTACGCTCCTACCAAGCAAAACTGGGCGAACACCATCGCCAACTACAACCCGATGGACGACTGGACCAACGTCTTCTTGCGCAGCAAGGAGATCATTCCGACGCTCTATTCGAACCTGCGCCAGCTGAAGAAGGTGACCGACGACCCGATCGTGCTGGCCATCGCCGACGTGATAAAGGTCATGGCCATGCACCGCGTGACGGATACCTATGGTCCGATTCCCTACTCGAAGATCGGTGAAAACGGTCAGATTCAGGTGCCCTACGATTCGCAGGAGGAGGTCTACGATGCCTTTTTCGAAGAGCTCAACCATGCGATCGAGGTGCTGACCGCGCACCGCAACGAGGCCATTTCGCCCAAGGCCGATTACATCTACGGCGGCAATCCCGAGCGGTGGTGCCGACTGGCCAACTCGCTCAAACTGCGTCTGGCCATGCGTATCGTCTACGCGGCGCCCGACAAGGCTCGCCAGATGGCCGAGGAGGCCGTGAAGAGCGAAGTGGGTGTCATCCTTTCGAATGCCGACAATGCGCAGCTGACCTCGTTCGGTGCGAACGGCAATCCGATCTGGGTGGCTGTCAACTACAACAGTGAGGGCAGCACTACGGGTGGCGATACGCATGTGGCGGCCGATATCACCGCCTACATGGCCGGTTATGCAGATCCGCGATGCGCGAAATACTTCATTGCGTCGGAGTGGGAGGGGCAACCCTATGTCGGGATTCGCCGCGGTATTGTTATCCCGCCGACGAGCGTCGGATTCAAATATTCCGGAGTCAACGTCGGTATCGCATCTCCCATCGTATGGATGAATGCCGCCGAAGTGGCTTTCCTCAAAGCAGAAGCAAAAGCTGTCTTCGGATTCGATATGGGTCCTTCAACTGCCGAGGAACTATATAACGAAGGTGTTCGATTGTCATTTGAGCAGTGGGGCGTATCGGGCGTCGATGACTATTTGGCCGATTCCGAGCGCGTACCTCAAGTCTATGTTGATCCGGCAGGCACGAACTCCTATGCAGAGACACTTTCGTCCGTCACCGTAGCTTGGAATGACGCGGCATCCGTCGACGAAAAACAGGAGCGCATCCTCATTCAGAAATGGATCGCCAACTGGGGAATCGGCAACGAGGCGTGGGCCGATTACCGCCGCACGGGGTATCCGCACCTGATTCCCGCTACGGACGACGGCAACAAGAGTCTCGGTGTCGTTGATTCGCAATTGGGGGCGCGCCGTATGCCCTATCCGAGCGACGAATATACCACCAACAACGAAAACGTCCTTTATGCCGTCACGACGCTGCTCGGTGGCAAAGACAATATGGCAACCCGGCTGTGGTGGGACTGCAACCCGTCAATCCGATAA
- a CDS encoding BACON domain-containing protein has product MKKIFLAFVALACVMSGCSDDDQVETSVAETLELSAESVPVGPDGAEVEVSVTSSAVWRIAGDCPWARPSAVAGNSGDKVVFTVDANETGARREATFKFFAGATVVPFKIVSDPVFVLEMLSDTEYQFSTSASSLCLRLNSNIDDLQCEIVYENADPEDMPWIEYNGKSQSFGSTALNFAIAENSTYLARRAQIVISGLDKRFEVSVAQDKPSFFEWNAAEKYAYEDLEAHDFTVEVRTNLDYEVSFGEKCDWITMDRSLVSEQKGLRTEMLTFHVAASEKTRSAKGEVYLDGDTWQSHTSFTVSQKDPNMLIVEIPDSKFLKFLKKYGYIEEVGEEMYTVSEEGAAETEFDLSYEDISDFTGLAYFTELTTMNVSGNYMELFDISALTKVQELSIDGCTYCQTIVLGANPILQLAVLNSRYDYVDFETLTVSGDALEEFYSSCSRSYDEITTVDLSGCPSLKVIECDRANLKTLILPKVLEGTQIDLTTNAESVEYK; this is encoded by the coding sequence ATGAAAAAGATATTTTTGGCTTTCGTCGCGCTTGCATGCGTGATGAGCGGTTGCTCCGACGATGACCAGGTCGAGACGTCGGTGGCGGAAACTCTCGAATTATCGGCCGAATCCGTGCCCGTCGGCCCCGATGGAGCCGAGGTCGAGGTCTCGGTGACGAGTTCTGCCGTATGGCGCATTGCGGGCGATTGTCCGTGGGCACGGCCCTCTGCGGTCGCAGGCAACAGCGGCGATAAGGTAGTCTTCACCGTCGACGCCAACGAAACGGGAGCACGTCGTGAGGCTACGTTCAAGTTTTTCGCAGGAGCTACGGTCGTTCCTTTCAAGATCGTTTCCGACCCCGTTTTCGTATTGGAGATGCTGTCCGACACAGAGTACCAATTTTCTACAAGCGCATCGTCGCTCTGTCTGCGGCTCAATTCGAATATTGACGATCTGCAATGCGAAATCGTCTATGAAAACGCCGATCCCGAGGATATGCCGTGGATCGAGTATAACGGGAAATCGCAATCGTTCGGTTCGACTGCGCTGAACTTCGCCATAGCGGAGAACAGCACCTATCTCGCACGACGGGCGCAGATTGTCATCTCCGGTTTGGACAAGCGCTTCGAAGTATCCGTCGCGCAGGACAAGCCTTCGTTCTTCGAATGGAATGCGGCGGAGAAATACGCTTATGAAGATCTCGAAGCCCATGACTTTACGGTCGAGGTCCGCACCAATCTCGACTACGAAGTGTCGTTCGGCGAGAAATGCGATTGGATAACGATGGACCGAAGCCTCGTCTCGGAGCAGAAAGGATTGCGCACGGAGATGTTGACGTTCCATGTCGCTGCATCGGAGAAAACTCGTAGCGCCAAAGGTGAAGTCTACCTTGATGGGGACACATGGCAGTCCCATACCTCATTTACTGTTTCGCAAAAGGATCCGAATATGCTTATTGTGGAGATTCCCGATTCGAAGTTCCTGAAGTTCCTGAAGAAATACGGCTACATCGAAGAGGTGGGAGAGGAAATGTACACTGTTAGTGAAGAGGGTGCAGCGGAAACCGAGTTCGACCTGTCATACGAGGATATCTCCGACTTCACAGGGCTCGCCTATTTCACGGAGCTGACAACGATGAATGTTTCGGGTAACTATATGGAATTGTTCGATATCTCGGCTCTGACCAAGGTCCAGGAACTGAGCATCGATGGTTGCACATACTGCCAAACCATCGTGCTGGGTGCCAACCCGATCCTCCAGCTCGCAGTGCTGAACAGCCGTTACGACTATGTCGATTTCGAGACGTTGACCGTCAGCGGCGACGCCCTCGAGGAGTTCTACTCTTCGTGTTCTCGCTCCTACGACGAGATCACGACCGTCGATCTATCTGGTTGTCCGTCGCTTAAAGTCATAGAGTGCGACCGCGCTAATTTGAAAACCCTGATCTTGCCAAAAGTACTCGAAGGCACTCAGATCGATCTGACGACGAATGCCGAGTCTGTTGAATACAAGTAA
- a CDS encoding glycoside hydrolase family 18: MKSNIIQFFFPVVMLFAFVACNEWTETESLDIHRPTLEEQNPELYAQYMQALRDYKARDHKIVFVSVDNPSTAPSQRSEHIKTLPDSVDYIVLKNPADVHPTLVAEMSLVREKGTRVLYTIDYDALEARWAQILEEEENNRPEEPETPEMPDEGEGDEDEEPQPDPAVVLEQRFLDFCREQTALQLAYCDRYGFDGVIVACTGKNYSGMADDVQARYIARQEAFFGTVGAWYGTHAGKSLSFCGKPQYLADKGILAQCDYVILPALDATSGDELSLTVELAAVTGVPTDRFIVTVSTVSPSDPSDNRGYFSALDTDGKSRLRAIKGAAQWTLIPAGYAKTGVCVADAQNDYFNISLVYKNIREAISIMNPSPKN, encoded by the coding sequence ATGAAATCGAATATCATCCAATTTTTCTTTCCGGTCGTAATGCTTTTTGCATTCGTGGCGTGCAACGAATGGACAGAGACCGAGAGTCTTGATATTCACCGTCCAACGCTGGAGGAGCAGAATCCCGAACTCTATGCGCAGTACATGCAGGCGCTGCGCGATTACAAGGCTCGCGACCACAAGATTGTTTTCGTATCCGTCGACAATCCGTCGACGGCTCCCAGCCAGCGGAGCGAACACATCAAGACATTGCCTGACAGTGTGGACTATATCGTATTGAAAAATCCGGCCGACGTACATCCTACGCTCGTGGCGGAGATGTCGCTGGTGCGTGAAAAGGGTACGCGCGTCCTCTATACGATTGATTACGATGCGCTGGAGGCCCGTTGGGCGCAAATCCTCGAAGAGGAGGAGAATAACCGACCCGAGGAGCCCGAGACTCCCGAAATGCCCGATGAAGGCGAAGGTGATGAAGACGAAGAACCCCAGCCTGACCCGGCAGTAGTCCTGGAGCAGCGTTTCCTCGATTTCTGCCGTGAGCAAACCGCATTACAATTGGCATATTGCGACCGCTACGGATTCGACGGCGTCATTGTCGCATGTACCGGCAAGAACTATTCCGGCATGGCGGACGACGTGCAGGCGCGCTACATAGCCCGTCAGGAGGCATTCTTCGGAACGGTCGGCGCCTGGTATGGAACGCACGCCGGCAAGTCGCTCTCTTTCTGCGGCAAGCCGCAGTATCTGGCAGATAAGGGCATCCTTGCGCAGTGCGACTACGTTATCCTTCCGGCCCTCGATGCTACCTCCGGCGACGAATTGTCGCTTACGGTTGAGTTGGCAGCAGTGACGGGTGTTCCGACCGACCGCTTTATCGTGACCGTATCGACCGTATCGCCAAGCGACCCGTCCGACAACAGGGGCTACTTCTCCGCATTGGACACCGACGGCAAGTCGCGGTTGCGCGCAATCAAAGGTGCTGCGCAGTGGACATTGATTCCGGCCGGATATGCAAAAACCGGAGTCTGTGTGGCCGACGCACAGAACGACTATTTCAACATTTCGCTGGTATATAAGAACATTCGTGAAGCCATTTCGATTATGAATCCCTCGCCTAAAAACTGA
- a CDS encoding SusC/RagA family TonB-linked outer membrane protein gives MQDATVAQVMKAIENQSHYVFLYKNLDTSRKVSVYIRNKRIDEVLDIVFKDLNISYKIDNLQILLSQKESENKAPATITGFVTDVSQQPIIGASIIVKGTTIGTTTNVDGSYKLQLPRSAEPLILIVNYLGYTPVEVTVNNRTSIDVTLKEDTVSVDAIVVTALGIKRSEKALSYNVQSVDSESILANKDVNFINSLAGKVAGLTINASAGGVGSASKVVMRGQKSITQSSNALYVIDGIPMYTTARDGSMEFGSQGTTDPIADINPEDIESMSVLNGAAAAALYGSDAANGAIVVTTKQGKAGHTSITVSSNTEVSSPFILPEFQNRYGTGNIYLSEGSTVQSWGHRLNAANKYGYDPRKDYFQTGVTGTESVSFSTGTEKNQTYLSAATVNSRGVIPNNTYDRYNFTFRNTTSFLDDKLKLDVGASYVIQKDRNMTNQGLYNNPLVGAYLFPRGNDWANIEMYERYDAARRLHTQYWPVGDAGLAMQNPYWINYRNLRENRKDRYMLNASLSYDILDWLNVSGRIRIDNSNTTYTEKFYASTITQLTEGSKNGLYGITKTEDRQVYGDVLVNINKSFGDNWTLQANIGASISDMRYDAMKNRGPIPDGEITDEKQMLANVFNIQNLSNTSKTERLQDGWREQTQSVFASAEIGYKNTYFLTLTGRNDWPSQLAGPHSTKTSFFYPSVGLSVVLSQIIPNMPENLSYVKIRGSYASVGVAFERYLANPQFTWSKSGLNWSSQTRFPVYNLKPERTKSFEIGLTMRFLRHFNLDVSYYDTKTSDQTFEPTISTGSGSSSLTIQSGDVRNRGIELALGYNNTWGKFSWDTNYTLSVNRNKILSLADDVVNPETGEHFSVDQLDMGGLGDARFILRKGGTLGDFYSRVDLKRDSNGDIYTSEKGEIATEPIADVNSYIKLGSVLPDANMAWRNDFRWGNFNFGFIVSARLGGVVFSRTQAMLDNYGVSEATAAARDRGGVMINGDDLVNANKWYTAVGGGNSVPQYYTYSATNVRLQEASIGYTIPKKLTRNVCEITLSLVGRNLWMIYNKAPFDPESIATTGNYYQGIDYFMMPSMRNFGFNLRLKF, from the coding sequence CCATCATCGGCGCGAGTATCATCGTAAAAGGTACGACGATCGGTACGACCACCAATGTCGACGGCAGCTACAAATTGCAGCTGCCCCGATCGGCCGAACCTCTGATTCTGATCGTCAATTATCTCGGTTACACCCCTGTCGAGGTAACTGTGAACAACCGCACCTCCATCGATGTCACGCTGAAAGAGGATACGGTCAGTGTCGACGCCATTGTTGTGACGGCTCTCGGCATCAAGCGTTCGGAAAAGGCGCTGTCCTACAACGTGCAGTCGGTCGACTCCGAGTCGATCCTCGCAAACAAGGACGTCAACTTCATCAACTCGCTGGCCGGAAAGGTGGCCGGTCTGACGATCAACGCTTCGGCCGGCGGTGTGGGAAGTGCCTCGAAAGTGGTTATGCGCGGACAGAAGTCGATTACCCAGTCGTCCAATGCGCTCTACGTCATCGACGGTATACCTATGTATACGACGGCGCGCGACGGCAGTATGGAATTTGGCTCGCAGGGTACGACCGACCCTATCGCCGATATCAACCCCGAGGATATCGAGTCGATGTCGGTGCTGAACGGTGCGGCCGCTGCGGCTCTTTACGGTTCGGATGCCGCCAACGGCGCCATCGTCGTAACGACCAAGCAAGGCAAGGCGGGACATACGTCCATCACCGTATCGAGCAATACCGAAGTGTCGTCGCCTTTCATCCTGCCCGAGTTCCAGAACCGCTACGGAACGGGCAACATCTATTTGAGCGAAGGTTCGACCGTACAGAGTTGGGGGCATCGGCTCAATGCGGCCAACAAATATGGCTACGACCCGCGCAAGGATTATTTCCAGACAGGCGTAACCGGCACGGAAAGCGTTTCGTTCTCGACTGGCACGGAGAAAAACCAGACCTATCTCTCCGCGGCTACGGTGAACTCGCGCGGAGTGATTCCCAACAACACCTACGATCGCTACAACTTCACGTTCCGCAATACAACGTCGTTTCTCGATGACAAACTCAAGTTGGACGTCGGTGCCAGCTACGTCATTCAGAAAGACCGCAACATGACCAATCAGGGTCTCTACAACAACCCGCTGGTCGGCGCTTACCTTTTTCCTCGCGGCAACGACTGGGCCAATATAGAAATGTACGAGCGCTACGATGCCGCTCGTCGTCTGCATACCCAATACTGGCCCGTAGGCGATGCTGGATTGGCAATGCAGAATCCCTATTGGATCAACTATCGCAACCTGCGAGAGAACCGCAAGGACCGTTACATGCTCAATGCGTCGCTCTCCTACGACATTCTCGATTGGCTTAATGTTTCGGGCCGCATCCGAATCGATAACAGCAATACTACCTATACCGAAAAGTTCTATGCCTCGACCATCACGCAGCTGACCGAAGGATCAAAGAACGGCCTATATGGTATTACAAAGACTGAAGACCGCCAGGTCTACGGAGATGTGTTGGTGAATATCAATAAGTCGTTCGGTGACAACTGGACGTTGCAGGCCAATATCGGAGCCTCGATCTCGGATATGCGTTATGATGCCATGAAGAACCGCGGTCCGATCCCCGACGGCGAAATCACGGACGAGAAGCAGATGCTCGCTAACGTCTTCAATATTCAGAATTTGAGCAATACCTCCAAGACCGAGCGGTTGCAGGACGGCTGGCGTGAACAGACGCAATCGGTCTTCGCTTCGGCCGAAATCGGGTATAAAAACACCTACTTTCTGACCTTGACCGGCCGCAACGACTGGCCTTCGCAGCTGGCGGGCCCCCACTCGACCAAGACCTCGTTCTTCTATCCGTCGGTGGGTCTGTCGGTGGTGTTGTCGCAGATCATCCCGAACATGCCCGAGAATCTGTCGTACGTCAAGATCCGCGGCTCGTACGCTTCGGTCGGTGTCGCTTTCGAGCGCTACCTGGCCAATCCGCAGTTCACCTGGAGCAAAAGCGGGCTGAACTGGAGCTCGCAGACTCGCTTCCCGGTCTACAACCTCAAACCCGAGCGAACGAAGTCGTTCGAGATTGGTCTTACGATGCGCTTCCTGCGTCACTTCAACCTCGACGTTTCCTACTACGATACGAAAACGTCGGACCAGACATTCGAACCTACGATTTCGACCGGTTCGGGATCCTCGTCGCTGACCATTCAGTCGGGCGACGTGCGCAACCGCGGTATCGAGCTGGCTTTGGGCTATAACAATACATGGGGCAAGTTCTCGTGGGATACCAACTACACCCTCTCGGTCAACCGCAACAAGATTCTCTCGCTGGCCGACGATGTGGTCAACCCCGAAACCGGCGAACACTTTTCGGTCGACCAACTTGACATGGGCGGTCTGGGCGATGCCCGCTTCATCCTGCGCAAGGGCGGTACGCTGGGCGATTTCTATTCGCGCGTCGATCTGAAACGCGACAGCAACGGCGATATTTACACCAGCGAAAAGGGCGAGATCGCTACCGAACCGATCGCCGACGTGAACAGCTACATCAAACTCGGCAGCGTGCTGCCCGACGCGAATATGGCCTGGCGCAACGACTTCCGCTGGGGCAACTTCAACTTCGGATTCATAGTTTCGGCCCGTCTGGGCGGCGTGGTGTTCTCGCGGACGCAGGCCATGCTGGACAACTACGGCGTATCCGAGGCTACGGCTGCAGCCCGTGACCGGGGCGGCGTGATGATCAACGGCGACGACCTCGTGAATGCCAACAAGTGGTATACCGCAGTGGGCGGCGGCAATTCCGTTCCGCAATACTATACCTATTCGGCCACCAACGTCCGTTTGCAGGAGGCATCCATCGGTTACACGATTCCCAAGAAGCTGACGCGCAACGTGTGCGAAATCACGCTGTCGCTGGTAGGCCGCAACCTGTGGATGATCTACAACAAGGCGCCGTTCGATCCCGAATCGATTGCGACGACCGGAAACTACTATCAGGGAATCGACTACTTCATGATGCCCTCGATGCGTAACTTCGGCTTCAACCTCCGACTCAAATTCTAA